A portion of the Punica granatum isolate Tunisia-2019 chromosome 7, ASM765513v2, whole genome shotgun sequence genome contains these proteins:
- the LOC116215656 gene encoding ent-kaurenoic acid oxidase 1 isoform X2, which yields MHRFGQTGIYKAFMFGSPSVIVTMPESCRKVLIDDEKFKPGWPVSTVNLIGKKSFIAISAEEHKRLRKLTAAPVNGHEALSIYMEYIQENVVSALERWSRMGEIEFLTELRKLTFQIIMYIFLSSESEPVMETLEREYTTLNYGVRAMAINLPGFAYHRALKARKKLVAIFQSIVDDRRKQKDQNIPKERKDMMDALLEIKDENGRKLSDEEIIDVLLMYLNAGHESSGHTIMWATIFLQQHPQILEKAKAEQEKILKKRPPTQKGLTLKEYREMEYLSQVIDETLRIITFSLVVFREAKSDVNVNGYVIPKGWKVLVWFRTVHLDPAIYPNPKEFDPSRWDGHTTKAGTFLPFGAGSRLCPGNDLAKLEIAIFLHHFLLNYRLDRVNPNCPVRYLPHSRPTDNCLGRIRKLSSASV from the exons ATGCATAG ATTTGGACAAACTGGAATTTACAAGGCCTTCATGTTCGGGAGCCCAAGCGTGATTGTGACTATGCCCGAGTCGTGCCGAAAGGTGTTAATTGATGATGAGAAATTCAAGCCTGGCTGGCCCGTCTCAACGGTAAACTTGATCGGAAAGAAATCCTTCATTGCGATTTCAGCTGAAGAGCACAAGCGGCTCCGGAAACTGACAGCAGCCCCTGTGAACGGGCATGAAGCGCTGTCCATTTACATGGAATACATACAAGAGAATGTGGTATCAGCACTGGAGAGGTGGTCTAGGATGGGGGAGATCGAGTTTCTGACCGAACTCCGGAAGCTTACTTTTCAGATAATCATGTATATTTTTCTGAGCTCTGAGAGTGAACCTGTGATGGAGACGCTAGAGAGGGAATACACCACACTTAATTATGGAGTCAGAGCCATGGCGATCAATCTTCCTGGATTTGCCTATCACCGAGCACTTAAG GCTCGGAAAAAACTTGTGGCGATTTTTCAGTCGATAGTGGATGATCGAAGAAAACAGAAGGATCAGAACATTCCAAAGGAAAGGAAGGACATGATGGATGCGTTGTTAGAAATCAAGGATGAGAATGGCCGGAAGCTGAGCGATGAGGAGATCATTGATGTCCTATTGATGTACTTAAATGCAGGCCACGAATCCTCAGGCCACACCATAATGTGGGCCACCATTTTCCTTCAACAACATCCCCAAATCTTAGAGAAAGCAAAG GCTGAGCAAGAAAAGATACTGAAGAAGAGGCCGCCGACTCAGAAGGGTTTGACATTGAAAGAGTACCGAGAAATGGAGTATCTGTCTCAG GTAATTGATGAGACGCTTCGCATAATTACGTTCTCACTCGTGGTTTTCCGGGAGGCAAAATCAGATGTTAATGTAAACG GTTATGTAATTCCGAAAGGATGGAAAGTGTTGGTATGGTTTAGGACTGTTCATTTGGATCCTGCAATATATCCGAACCCAAAGGAGTTCGATCCTTCCCGATGGGAT GGTCATACAACAAAAGCTGGGACTTTCCTTCCCTTTGGGGCGGGTAGTAGGCTGTGCCCTGGGAACGATCTAGCTAAGCTTGAGATTGCTATATTTCTCCATCATTTCCTTCTTAATTATCG GCTAGACCGCGTCAATCCCAATTGCCCAGTTCGGTATCTGCCCCATTCGAGGCCAACTGACAACTGCTTGGGGAGAATAAGAAAACTCTCATCCGCTTCTGTATAG
- the LOC116215656 gene encoding ent-kaurenoic acid oxidase 1 isoform X3, whose translation MFGSPSVIVTMPESCRKVLIDDEKFKPGWPVSTVNLIGKKSFIAISAEEHKRLRKLTAAPVNGHEALSIYMEYIQENVVSALERWSRMGEIEFLTELRKLTFQIIMYIFLSSESEPVMETLEREYTTLNYGVRAMAINLPGFAYHRALKARKKLVAIFQSIVDDRRKQKDQNIPKERKDMMDALLEIKDENGRKLSDEEIIDVLLMYLNAGHESSGHTIMWATIFLQQHPQILEKAKAEQEKILKKRPPTQKGLTLKEYREMEYLSQVIDETLRIITFSLVVFREAKSDVNVNGYVIPKGWKVLVWFRTVHLDPAIYPNPKEFDPSRWDGHTTKAGTFLPFGAGSRLCPGNDLAKLEIAIFLHHFLLNYRLDRVNPNCPVRYLPHSRPTDNCLGRIRKLSSASV comes from the exons ATGTTCGGGAGCCCAAGCGTGATTGTGACTATGCCCGAGTCGTGCCGAAAGGTGTTAATTGATGATGAGAAATTCAAGCCTGGCTGGCCCGTCTCAACGGTAAACTTGATCGGAAAGAAATCCTTCATTGCGATTTCAGCTGAAGAGCACAAGCGGCTCCGGAAACTGACAGCAGCCCCTGTGAACGGGCATGAAGCGCTGTCCATTTACATGGAATACATACAAGAGAATGTGGTATCAGCACTGGAGAGGTGGTCTAGGATGGGGGAGATCGAGTTTCTGACCGAACTCCGGAAGCTTACTTTTCAGATAATCATGTATATTTTTCTGAGCTCTGAGAGTGAACCTGTGATGGAGACGCTAGAGAGGGAATACACCACACTTAATTATGGAGTCAGAGCCATGGCGATCAATCTTCCTGGATTTGCCTATCACCGAGCACTTAAG GCTCGGAAAAAACTTGTGGCGATTTTTCAGTCGATAGTGGATGATCGAAGAAAACAGAAGGATCAGAACATTCCAAAGGAAAGGAAGGACATGATGGATGCGTTGTTAGAAATCAAGGATGAGAATGGCCGGAAGCTGAGCGATGAGGAGATCATTGATGTCCTATTGATGTACTTAAATGCAGGCCACGAATCCTCAGGCCACACCATAATGTGGGCCACCATTTTCCTTCAACAACATCCCCAAATCTTAGAGAAAGCAAAG GCTGAGCAAGAAAAGATACTGAAGAAGAGGCCGCCGACTCAGAAGGGTTTGACATTGAAAGAGTACCGAGAAATGGAGTATCTGTCTCAG GTAATTGATGAGACGCTTCGCATAATTACGTTCTCACTCGTGGTTTTCCGGGAGGCAAAATCAGATGTTAATGTAAACG GTTATGTAATTCCGAAAGGATGGAAAGTGTTGGTATGGTTTAGGACTGTTCATTTGGATCCTGCAATATATCCGAACCCAAAGGAGTTCGATCCTTCCCGATGGGAT GGTCATACAACAAAAGCTGGGACTTTCCTTCCCTTTGGGGCGGGTAGTAGGCTGTGCCCTGGGAACGATCTAGCTAAGCTTGAGATTGCTATATTTCTCCATCATTTCCTTCTTAATTATCG GCTAGACCGCGTCAATCCCAATTGCCCAGTTCGGTATCTGCCCCATTCGAGGCCAACTGACAACTGCTTGGGGAGAATAAGAAAACTCTCATCCGCTTCTGTATAG
- the LOC116213370 gene encoding E3 ubiquitin-protein ligase PUB23-like, translated as MESPTCPPDFRCPISMELMRDPVTISTGVTYERENIEKWFFTYKRTTCPTTMQQVVSLDATPNHTLKRLILAWLSSSSHHPPASAPQLPSPERHQEMLSLLKTIESSPFKVTALKKLKAMIGTDDETKSFFIGSKGVEIVVQILTQILSDGSDFSSFRAGEEALGVIHLLSLSSSDQQYKDIFDIISKAEPVKSLVAMLQRGSAEARLHSVIIIHKMLKRHKYHKIPLQDHPWTDLDLFKSMLELASDEILTKASSRALDALIEILSFSKGSRVRAIEVGAVCILIELLPESNRARSEKILVLLKLLSEGANGRSALVEHGLGIAVVSKKLLHVSAAATKLGVKILWQVCISHPTEQALEEMLAYGVVKKLAALLHMDGWSSTKDRVVRMFKLHGNTWKRYPCFPRELKDYLGVS; from the exons ATGGAGAGTCCGACGTGCCCGCCAGATTTCAGGTGCCCCATCTCCATGGAGCTGATGCGGGACCCCGTGACGATCTCGACTGGGGTCACGTATGAGCGTGAGAACATCGAGAAATGGTTCTTCACCTACAAGAGGACCACGTGCCCCACTACGATGCAGCAGGTCGTGAGCTTGGATGCCACCCCCAACCACACTCTCAAGCGTCTCATCCTTGCCTGGTTGTCGTCATCATCCCACCACCCTCCTGCATCCGCCCCGCAACTGCCGTCACCAGAGAGGCACCAGGAAATGCTGTCCCTCCTTAAGACCATCGAGTCCTCCCCTTTTAAG GTAACTGCCTTGAAGAAACTCAAAGCGATGATTGGAACTGATGACGAGACCAAATCATTTTTCATCGGATCCAAGGGTGTCGAGATTGTTGTGCAGATCCTGACACAGATCCTTTCAGATGGCTCTGACTTCAGCTCATTCCGGGCGGGCGAGGAGGCTCTTGGGGTGATCCACCTCCTCTCTTTATCCTCTTCTGACCAACAGTATAAAGACATATTCGACATCATATCAAAGGCCGAACCAGTAAAGTCCTTAGTTGCCATGCTACAGAGGGGCAGTGCCGAGGCGCGGCTCCATTCGGTGATCATTATCCACAAGATGCTCAAGAGGCACAAGTACCATAAGATCCCCCTTCAAGATCATCCTTGGACTGATCTTGACCTCTTCAAGTCAATGCTGGAGCTCGCATCCGATGAGATTCTCACAAAGGCGAGCTCACGGGCACTCGATGCACTCATTGAGATCCTTTCATTTTCAAAGGGGAGTAGGGTCCGAGCCATCGAGGTTGGGGCGGTCTGCATCCTCATCGAGCTCCTCCCAGAATCGAACCGGGCCCGGTCTGAGAAGATCCTTGTATTGTTGAAGCTGCTGTCAGAGGGTGCAAACGGGCGATCAGCCCTAGTGGAGCATGGGTTGGGAATTGCTGTGGTTTCCAAGAAGCTGCTTCACGTGTCTGCTGCAGCCACGAAGCTTGGGGTGAAGATCCTGTGGCAGGTATGCATTTCTCACCCAACAGAGCAGGCCCTGGAGGAGATGCTGGCCTATGGGGTCGTAAAGAAGCTGGCGGCGCTGCTGCACATGGACGGCTGGTCCTCGACCAAGGACCGGGTTGTTAGGATGTTCAAGCTACATGGGAATACTTGGAAGAGATACCCTTGTTTCCCCAGGGAGTTGAAGGATTACTTGGGTGTGtcttaa
- the LOC116215417 gene encoding uncharacterized protein LOC116215417 — translation MRVVVEILTGTVSYIDVGDDANVRELKTEIAAQTNLPYERLILLLDTPGDYECHLIEDAKDEALLIDVGVNDGARIYLFFKPLDFLSTRDDRTNGNAGSENSRLDDNHDQIQPFAVGGPSSPPLKCEPSDIGLVQKNVA, via the coding sequence ATGAGAGTGGTGGTAGAGATCCTGACAGGGACGGTTTCCTACATAGATGTCGGCGACGATGCCAATGTTCGTGAGCTGAAGACAGAGATTGCGGCCCAGACAAATCTGCCATATGAACGCCTGATCTTGCTCTTGGACACTCCCGGGGACTATGAGTGCCATCTGATCGAGGATGCTAAGGATGAAGCCTTGCTCATCGATGTGGGGGTCAACGATGGGGCACGCATCtatctcttcttcaagccCCTCGATTTTCTTAGTACTCGTGATGATCGTACAAATGGTAATGCTGGTAGTGAAAATTCCAGGCTTGACGATAATCACGACCAGATTCAACCCTTTGCAGTTGGTGGCCCCAGTAGTCCTCCCTTGAAGTGTGAACCATCGGATATAGGTTTAGTTCAGAAAAATGTTGCATAG